A single window of Rhizobium sp. CCGE531 DNA harbors:
- a CDS encoding LacI family transcriptional regulator, translated as MQGLAIGRGLRREAGQRVTLRTVATALGLSVTTVSRALKEGPEVNRETIELVKRAASELGYRPNLGGINLRTGKTHAIGIVLPFGREGEMNIVVASLIEGASRYMKARGYRTTIVPQLQADDPLATVRDIVEEGSVDGIIITHTTPQDDRVKYLLEVGMPFVTFGRTELLSAHPSIDLDHEVIGAEAARLLLDAGHHMPLLIAPSHEFTYSLQFVRGWRRTFAERHLNVPDDCIHFTTATPDNGREMAKRIAAQKPEATAAFVASEEAALGFLAGLRDAGRQAGRDFALITYGGTALPDFFNPPLSTFHYSNHAIGERLAGFLHRAIAGEDPADLREVVRAVFVDHQSQTLHA; from the coding sequence GTGCAGGGATTGGCGATAGGACGCGGCTTGCGGCGCGAAGCGGGCCAGCGCGTGACCTTGCGGACGGTTGCGACAGCCCTCGGCCTTTCGGTCACGACCGTCAGCCGCGCCTTGAAGGAAGGTCCCGAGGTTAATCGGGAGACGATCGAGCTGGTCAAGCGGGCGGCAAGCGAGCTCGGCTACCGCCCCAATCTCGGCGGCATCAATCTTCGCACCGGCAAGACCCACGCCATCGGCATCGTGCTGCCATTCGGGCGCGAGGGCGAGATGAACATCGTCGTCGCCTCGCTGATCGAGGGCGCCTCGCGCTACATGAAGGCGCGCGGCTACCGGACGACGATCGTACCGCAATTGCAGGCGGATGACCCGCTCGCGACAGTGCGCGACATCGTCGAAGAAGGATCGGTCGACGGCATCATCATCACGCATACGACCCCGCAGGATGACCGCGTCAAATATCTGCTCGAGGTCGGCATGCCCTTCGTCACCTTCGGCCGAACCGAGCTTCTGAGCGCTCATCCGAGCATCGACCTCGACCATGAAGTGATCGGCGCGGAGGCGGCGCGTCTGCTTCTGGATGCCGGACACCATATGCCGCTGCTGATCGCGCCCAGTCATGAATTCACCTACAGTCTGCAATTCGTTCGCGGCTGGCGCAGGACCTTTGCCGAACGCCATCTGAACGTTCCGGACGACTGCATCCATTTTACCACCGCGACCCCCGATAATGGTCGCGAGATGGCAAAGCGCATCGCCGCGCAGAAACCCGAAGCGACCGCCGCCTTCGTGGCGAGCGAGGAGGCGGCGCTCGGCTTCCTTGCCGGCTTGCGCGATGCCGGTCGGCAGGCCGGCAGGGACTTCGCTCTGATCACCTATGGCGGCACGGCGCTGCCGGACTTCTTCAATCCGCCGCTCAGCACGTTCCATTATTCGAACCACGCCATAGGCGAGCGTTTGGCCGGCTTCCTGCATCGGGCGATCGCCGGCGAAGATCCGGCTGACCTCCGCGAGGTCGTCCGCGCCGTCTTCGTCGATCATCAGAGCCAGACCCTTCACGCTTGA
- a CDS encoding sugar phosphate isomerase/epimerase family protein, with the protein MSGDSFFFGSPIWTFNWNPPYQASLRRLSRTGCKGFELTAWSVDMLSYYTAETIRELKAIADGEGLVLTNFFFNLPFNCAANAAVSTVDLDGYRRGIDVAAAIGTPIVTSMTPYPFQSDVKPILQRPISQEWGATVEPQWDWTGEYDAVVDGFARACEIAASANLRVAIEPHPYRWVSSGQGMLRLIERTGAANLGLNFDPSHLFPAGDMPHYVVLALGNRIFNTHFSDNEGHTNAHWRPGRGKIDWKAIFSALRAIGYSGPITLELEDAPGASHWTHFREATAEFDDEMRRGMDYLRAVAAELDITIS; encoded by the coding sequence GTGAGCGGAGACTCGTTTTTTTTCGGATCGCCGATTTGGACCTTCAATTGGAACCCGCCCTATCAGGCGTCGCTCAGGCGGCTTTCACGCACCGGCTGCAAGGGTTTCGAACTGACTGCATGGTCGGTGGATATGCTGAGCTACTATACGGCCGAAACCATTCGCGAATTGAAGGCAATCGCTGACGGAGAGGGACTGGTTCTCACCAACTTCTTCTTCAATCTGCCGTTCAACTGCGCCGCGAATGCCGCCGTTTCCACAGTCGATCTCGATGGCTACAGGCGTGGGATAGACGTCGCTGCCGCCATCGGCACGCCGATCGTCACCAGCATGACGCCCTATCCATTTCAGTCCGACGTCAAGCCGATCCTGCAGCGGCCGATTTCGCAGGAATGGGGCGCGACGGTCGAGCCGCAATGGGACTGGACAGGCGAATATGATGCCGTCGTCGACGGTTTCGCCAGGGCTTGCGAAATTGCCGCCTCCGCCAATTTGCGCGTCGCGATCGAGCCGCATCCCTATCGCTGGGTCAGTTCCGGCCAGGGCATGCTGCGCCTGATCGAGCGCACCGGCGCTGCCAACCTCGGCCTGAATTTCGATCCAAGCCATCTCTTTCCGGCCGGCGACATGCCGCATTATGTCGTGCTGGCGCTCGGCAATCGCATCTTCAACACGCATTTTTCCGACAATGAGGGCCATACCAACGCGCATTGGCGTCCGGGACGCGGCAAGATCGATTGGAAGGCGATCTTCTCAGCACTTCGGGCCATCGGTTATTCCGGCCCGATCACGCTGGAGCTCGAAGATGCGCCGGGAGCATCGCACTGGACGCATTTCCGCGAAGCGACGGCAGAATTCGACGACGAGATGCGCCGTGGCATGGACTATCTGCGCGCTGTAGCCGCTGAACTCGATATCACCATTTCGTAA
- a CDS encoding Gfo/Idh/MocA family oxidoreductase, whose product MSNEPVKVGIVGAGNISATYVATLHMFDFIRVKSVHDLYDASARKLAEQFGIEAVALDAMLSDPEIGLIINLTTPVSHYAISKKALLAGKHVYSEKPLGISMIEAEELMAIARAGSLRLGCAPDTFLGGGHQLTRRLLDEGRIGKTISATAMLLLPGHEHWHPNPAFFYGRGGGPMLDVGPYYVTNLIALLGPVREVFGTAKITRIERTVKTDPHRGETIKVLVPTHLTGVMEFHSGATVTIATSFDVIKHRHNQIELYGSKGTMVTPDPNNFTGKVEIFRDGDDAWREIPVDHPYTEGMPGHLGLRGLGAAEMVDSLRSGRPHRVSSELAFHALEVMTAFERSAQSRGVVAIHSSCGRPDPIARTINEGRFA is encoded by the coding sequence ATGAGCAACGAGCCCGTGAAAGTCGGCATCGTCGGCGCCGGCAATATCAGCGCCACCTACGTCGCAACCCTGCACATGTTCGATTTCATCCGCGTGAAGTCGGTCCACGATCTCTATGACGCATCGGCGCGCAAACTCGCTGAGCAGTTCGGCATCGAAGCCGTGGCACTCGACGCGATGCTCTCCGATCCGGAAATCGGCCTGATCATCAACCTGACGACGCCGGTCTCGCACTATGCCATCAGCAAGAAGGCGCTGCTTGCCGGCAAGCATGTCTATTCGGAAAAGCCGCTTGGCATCTCCATGATAGAGGCGGAGGAGCTGATGGCGATCGCGCGGGCAGGGAGCCTGCGGCTTGGCTGCGCTCCCGACACCTTCCTCGGCGGCGGGCACCAGCTGACGCGTCGGCTGCTCGACGAAGGGCGCATCGGCAAGACGATTTCCGCGACCGCCATGCTGTTGCTTCCCGGCCATGAGCACTGGCACCCCAATCCTGCCTTCTTCTACGGCCGCGGCGGCGGGCCGATGCTCGATGTCGGCCCCTATTACGTCACCAACCTGATCGCGCTGCTCGGCCCCGTACGCGAGGTCTTCGGCACGGCGAAGATCACCCGTATCGAACGCACAGTAAAGACGGATCCGCATCGCGGCGAAACGATCAAGGTCTTGGTGCCGACGCATCTGACGGGTGTGATGGAATTCCATAGCGGCGCGACTGTCACCATCGCCACCAGCTTCGACGTCATCAAGCACAGGCACAATCAGATCGAGCTTTACGGTTCCAAAGGCACCATGGTGACGCCAGATCCGAACAATTTCACCGGCAAGGTCGAGATATTCCGCGATGGTGACGATGCATGGCGGGAGATTCCGGTCGACCATCCCTATACGGAGGGCATGCCCGGCCATCTCGGCCTGCGCGGATTGGGCGCGGCTGAAATGGTGGATTCCCTTCGCTCGGGGCGCCCACATCGCGTATCGTCGGAGCTTGCCTTCCACGCATTGGAGGTCATGACCGCCTTCGAACGCTCCGCCCAGTCACGCGGCGTGGTTGCAATCCATAGCAGCTGCGGCCGTCCGGATCCGATAGCGCGCACAATTAATGAGGGACGTTTCGCATAA
- a CDS encoding ABC transporter substrate-binding protein — translation MRKLMMALVGATALVAASVTGALAEGKKAEVLHWWTSGGEAAAVKELAKAFNAAGGEWVDTAIAGSGSTARPIGINRIIGGNPPTAMQFNTGTQMNELAQQGLLRPLDDLAKEQDWKSVLTPAFYQAIQFQGHIYGAPINDHGQNWVFYSKAVFTKAGVTEEPKTWDEMFAALDKIKAAGLIPVAVGGQPWQLQSMFNAILLGEGGKDLYAKVWKDLDTDAVKSDKFKHVAEVFAKLRNYQDPGSPNRDWNVATGMLVDGKAGIQFMGDWAKGEFIHAGLVADKDFGCILGPGESNFMMGGDIFVFPGLKDKTATDAQTLLATVIMSKEGQLAFNSKKGSVPVRLDVDTSKLDACAQKGLTALKDPSRQILAPDVLTAQDIVQTEQDLVAQYWTTPSMTTDQFAAQFAQVIEQAK, via the coding sequence ATGCGCAAGTTGATGATGGCATTGGTCGGCGCCACGGCGCTGGTCGCGGCGAGCGTGACCGGCGCTCTGGCGGAAGGCAAGAAAGCTGAAGTCCTGCATTGGTGGACCTCCGGTGGCGAAGCCGCCGCCGTGAAGGAACTGGCCAAGGCCTTCAACGCCGCCGGCGGCGAATGGGTGGATACCGCAATTGCCGGCTCCGGCTCGACCGCCCGTCCGATCGGCATCAACCGCATCATCGGCGGCAACCCGCCGACGGCCATGCAGTTCAACACCGGTACGCAGATGAACGAACTGGCCCAGCAAGGTCTGCTGCGGCCGCTCGACGATCTTGCCAAGGAACAGGATTGGAAATCCGTTCTGACGCCGGCCTTCTATCAGGCCATTCAATTTCAGGGCCATATCTACGGCGCGCCGATCAATGACCACGGCCAGAACTGGGTCTTCTATTCCAAGGCCGTCTTCACCAAGGCCGGCGTAACGGAAGAGCCGAAGACCTGGGACGAAATGTTTGCCGCACTCGACAAGATCAAGGCTGCCGGCCTGATCCCGGTTGCCGTCGGCGGGCAGCCCTGGCAGCTGCAGTCGATGTTCAACGCCATCCTTCTCGGCGAAGGCGGCAAGGATCTCTACGCCAAGGTCTGGAAGGACCTCGATACGGACGCGGTCAAGTCCGACAAGTTCAAGCACGTGGCGGAAGTCTTCGCCAAGCTGCGCAATTATCAGGACCCGGGCAGCCCGAACCGCGACTGGAACGTTGCAACCGGCATGCTGGTCGACGGCAAGGCCGGCATCCAGTTCATGGGCGACTGGGCCAAGGGTGAATTCATCCACGCCGGTCTCGTCGCCGACAAGGATTTCGGCTGCATCCTCGGGCCGGGCGAATCCAACTTCATGATGGGCGGCGACATCTTCGTCTTCCCGGGTCTGAAGGACAAGACCGCCACCGACGCCCAGACGCTGCTGGCAACGGTCATCATGTCGAAGGAAGGCCAGCTTGCCTTCAATTCCAAGAAGGGTTCCGTGCCGGTACGTCTCGACGTCGATACGTCCAAGCTCGATGCCTGCGCCCAGAAGGGCCTGACCGCGCTCAAGGATCCGAGCCGCCAGATTCTTGCACCGGATGTGCTCACGGCGCAGGACATCGTTCAGACGGAACAGGATTTGGTTGCCCAATATTGGACCACGCCCAGCATGACGACCGACCAGTTCGCCGCGCAGTTTGCACAGGTGATTGAACAGGCGAAGTAA